Proteins co-encoded in one Cupriavidus nantongensis genomic window:
- a CDS encoding TIGR03756 family integrating conjugative element protein, translating to MIPPFDLLRRMRAAVASVLLLSATGSYALNTATIVGSVASPDCLEYRVVGICYWLYCTWTGCTVRTSVKVRHYIPDAVVSSYSNTGENPWVEVRAMSTPNPSAQAGGDGTTNEDHENNLAKFKNSDVIGHPGGEVFNQFASSSGYFCQGAGTAFMPYLLSTLDTLAWRYNVPEMAYPEALIPGMREVGARTTMNLWGNVYPRGGFLHQTDDHKSGAVVAQRAGDVVTRRGQLHVYQPLLANARDGYWPAGALVEGDTSTGKWQELTPRLSNTCVVFPHSGTLTQAQQGDYAWALWRPYACCERRGQVFLGSVDFL from the coding sequence GTGATCCCCCCATTCGACCTTCTGCGCCGCATGCGAGCTGCTGTCGCGTCCGTGCTGCTGCTTAGCGCCACGGGCAGCTACGCCCTGAACACGGCAACCATCGTGGGTTCAGTGGCTTCGCCCGATTGCCTGGAATACCGGGTGGTGGGTATCTGCTACTGGCTCTATTGCACCTGGACCGGCTGCACGGTGCGTACCTCCGTCAAGGTCAGGCACTACATCCCCGATGCAGTGGTGTCGTCGTACTCGAACACCGGCGAGAACCCCTGGGTTGAAGTGCGCGCCATGAGCACGCCCAATCCTTCGGCCCAGGCCGGCGGGGACGGCACCACGAACGAGGATCATGAAAACAACCTCGCCAAATTCAAGAACAGCGATGTTATCGGCCATCCCGGCGGCGAGGTGTTCAACCAGTTCGCCTCGTCCTCCGGCTACTTCTGCCAAGGCGCGGGCACGGCCTTCATGCCGTATCTGCTCAGCACCCTGGACACGCTGGCCTGGCGCTACAACGTGCCCGAGATGGCCTACCCGGAGGCGTTGATTCCGGGCATGCGTGAGGTCGGTGCGCGCACCACGATGAACCTCTGGGGCAATGTCTATCCACGCGGTGGCTTCCTGCACCAGACCGACGACCACAAATCCGGGGCGGTGGTGGCCCAGCGCGCGGGCGATGTCGTCACGCGCCGCGGGCAGTTGCACGTGTACCAGCCACTGCTCGCCAACGCCCGTGACGGCTACTGGCCGGCCGGGGCGCTGGTCGAAGGCGATACCTCCACCGGGAAGTGGCAGGAGCTGACCCCTCGTCTGTCGAACACCTGCGTGGTCTTCCCCCACAGCGGCACGCTGACCCAGGCCCAGCAAGGCGACTACGCCTGGGCGCTGTGGCGGCCGTATGCCTGCTGCGAACGCCGCGGGCAGGTGTTCCTGGGCAGCGTCGATTTCCTCTGA
- a CDS encoding TIGR03757 family integrating conjugative element protein: protein MPAAFTRFAPGWRTLGLAVALPASLAVFSPVTFAADVVVVTDGHHPVKTMGGERLIELDEAPRIEAELSANLPTDPDQATALVKRRLTQGGTDLQRRIATAYQGVTDAWSLGITAVPAVVVDQRYVVYGEPDVARAIARIEQHRRTEP from the coding sequence ATGCCAGCAGCTTTTACCCGGTTCGCACCAGGCTGGCGAACCCTTGGCCTGGCCGTGGCGCTGCCGGCGTCCCTGGCGGTGTTCAGCCCGGTCACCTTCGCCGCCGACGTGGTGGTCGTCACCGACGGCCACCACCCGGTCAAGACCATGGGCGGCGAACGGCTGATCGAGCTGGATGAAGCGCCGCGCATCGAGGCCGAGCTTTCGGCGAATCTGCCCACCGACCCCGACCAGGCGACAGCCCTGGTCAAGCGTCGGCTGACCCAGGGAGGCACTGACCTTCAGCGGCGCATCGCGACGGCCTACCAGGGCGTGACGGACGCATGGAGCCTGGGCATCACCGCCGTCCCGGCCGTCGTGGTGGACCAGCGCTATGTGGTCTATGGCGAGCCGGACGTGGCCCGCGCCATCGCGCGGATCGAACAGCACCGGAGGACCGAACCGTGA
- the radC gene encoding RadC family protein produces the protein MSFVVNDSCLESLSAIAAQHEDWIIQQAIALLEKRVFKAGPKLLDPTAVRDYLHVKLVAEPNEIFVAVFLDSMHQVLAYEPLFRGTINSTSVYPRVVVQRVLELNAAAVVFAHQHPSGMSEPSIADRVLTQQLQAALALIDVRVLDHIIVGQGAPFSFAESGLL, from the coding sequence ATGTCTTTCGTCGTCAATGACTCCTGCCTGGAGTCGCTTTCCGCCATCGCTGCCCAGCACGAGGACTGGATCATCCAGCAAGCCATTGCACTGCTGGAGAAGCGGGTTTTCAAAGCGGGTCCGAAACTCCTCGACCCCACGGCCGTGCGCGACTACCTGCACGTGAAGCTGGTGGCCGAGCCCAACGAAATATTCGTCGCTGTATTCCTTGACAGCATGCATCAGGTGCTGGCCTACGAGCCGTTGTTCAGGGGCACGATCAACTCGACTTCGGTCTATCCGCGTGTCGTCGTACAGCGTGTGCTGGAATTGAATGCCGCTGCGGTGGTCTTCGCACATCAGCACCCCTCGGGCATGTCCGAGCCGTCGATCGCGGATCGCGTGCTGACCCAGCAACTGCAGGCCGCGCTGGCGCTCATCGATGTGCGGGTACTGGACCACATCATCGTCGGCCAGGGTGCCCCGTTCTCCTTTGCGGAGTCCGGCCTGCTGTAA
- a CDS encoding DsbA family protein, whose protein sequence is MEQKRPSIPMQVQAFRRRHWRPSWPWTVAAALVALLLIWLVSRWPGQSTPQTSAPVSETQVAGPPWQMGNPEGRFTLTLYADLECPFCRSYFPVLKRWVAGNADVALQWHHLPLAAHEPAASAEARLAECAGQASGHAAFWQAVEWVYAHTRSDGQGLPEDLRYPDLTPPIEQCIASERPDAAIRAQTAEATNSGVTATPSLRLHDRETGKAILLQGPIEGDALLSAMDMLAARDPAATPTSEMPADVVGDMPR, encoded by the coding sequence ATGGAACAGAAACGTCCTTCCATTCCGATGCAGGTGCAGGCGTTCCGCCGTCGGCACTGGCGGCCCAGCTGGCCTTGGACAGTGGCCGCAGCGCTGGTTGCACTGCTGCTGATCTGGCTCGTGTCCCGTTGGCCCGGGCAGTCCACGCCTCAGACTTCAGCGCCAGTCAGCGAGACGCAGGTGGCTGGGCCTCCGTGGCAGATGGGCAATCCGGAAGGACGCTTCACGCTGACGCTCTACGCGGACCTCGAATGCCCGTTCTGCCGGTCCTATTTCCCAGTGCTCAAGCGTTGGGTGGCCGGCAATGCGGACGTGGCCTTGCAATGGCATCACCTCCCGTTGGCAGCGCATGAGCCGGCCGCGTCCGCGGAAGCGCGCCTGGCGGAATGCGCGGGCCAAGCCAGCGGTCATGCCGCCTTCTGGCAGGCCGTCGAGTGGGTATATGCCCACACGCGCAGCGACGGTCAGGGCTTGCCCGAGGACCTGCGCTACCCCGACCTTACGCCACCCATCGAGCAGTGCATCGCGAGCGAGCGGCCCGACGCGGCGATTCGCGCCCAAACTGCGGAAGCCACGAACAGCGGCGTGACCGCCACGCCGTCGCTGCGGCTACACGATCGCGAAACCGGCAAGGCTATCCTGCTGCAGGGTCCGATCGAGGGCGATGCCTTGCTGTCGGCCATGGACATGCTCGCGGCCCGCGATCCCGCCGCCACACCTACATCGGAAATGCCTGCCGACGTCGTCGGCGACATGCCCAGGTAG
- a CDS encoding conjugative transfer ATPase: protein MRWKLPWPKLAGAGSSSPASDEQPDSWQRHVEALRQAGIPEPGSAVHGRKPATVADEQALYDVAPSFVELLPWVEFMPESKSMLLEDGQSVAAFYELVPLGTEGREPGWLAHARDALENALQDSFDELDENPWVLQLYAQDEPSFDQYMQTLRDYVQPRARGSAFTEFYLRFFGHHLRAVAKPGGLFEDTVVTRLRWRGQTRRVRMVVYRRASGQGQANRRGQTPEQMLGIVCDRLCGGLANAGIQARRMVAADVHDWLLRWFNPRPTLLGPGVEDRERFYALARYPDSTEESEAGEIELASGRDFSQRLFFGQPRSDVAQGAWYFDGMPHRVLITDRLRMPPGTGHLTGETRKGDAINTLFDQMPEDTLMCLTMVATPQDVLESDLNHLAKKAVGETLASEQTLKDVHEARSLIGSAHKLYRGTLAFYLRGRDEAELDRRGLDLANVMLNAGLQPVREDDEVAPLNSYLRWLPCCYNPGQDRRRWYAQLMFAQHAANLSPVWGRAQGTGHPGITMFNRGGGPITFDPLNRLDRQMNAHLFLFGPTGSGKSATLNNLLNQVTAIYRPRLFIVEAGNSFGLFSDFARRLGLTVNRVKLAPGSGISLAPFADARRLIETPSDVQTLDADALDEDLPPDASAMEADEQRDVLGELEITARLMITGGEDKEEARMTRADRSLIRQCILDAAEHCVAEKRTVLTRDVRNALRTRGQDPTLPEMRRARLLEMADAMDMFCQGTDGEMFDRDGTPWPEADITLVDLATYAREGYNAQLSIAYISLISTVNNIAERDQYLGRPIVNVTDEGHIITKNPLLAPYVVKITKMWRKLGAWFWLATQNIDDLPRAAEPMLNMIEWWVCLSMPPDEVEKIARFRELSPAQKALMLSARKEAGKFTEGVILSKSMEVLFRAVPPSLYLALAQTEPEEKAERYQLMQQHGVSELDAAFKVAEKIDRARGIESPTLDLP, encoded by the coding sequence ATGCGGTGGAAACTCCCATGGCCGAAGCTGGCCGGCGCCGGCTCCAGTAGCCCGGCCAGCGATGAGCAGCCGGACAGCTGGCAGCGCCACGTCGAGGCCTTGCGCCAGGCCGGCATCCCCGAACCCGGTTCGGCAGTCCACGGCCGCAAGCCAGCGACCGTGGCCGACGAGCAGGCGCTGTACGACGTTGCGCCGTCCTTCGTGGAACTGCTGCCCTGGGTGGAGTTCATGCCCGAGTCGAAATCGATGCTCCTGGAGGACGGCCAATCGGTGGCGGCGTTCTACGAGCTGGTGCCGCTGGGCACCGAGGGCCGGGAGCCTGGCTGGCTCGCGCATGCCCGCGACGCCCTGGAAAACGCGCTTCAGGACAGTTTCGATGAACTGGACGAGAACCCGTGGGTGCTCCAGCTCTATGCCCAGGACGAACCGAGCTTCGACCAGTACATGCAGACCTTGCGCGATTACGTGCAGCCACGTGCGCGCGGCTCGGCGTTCACCGAGTTCTACCTGCGCTTCTTCGGCCACCACCTGCGCGCTGTGGCCAAGCCCGGCGGCCTGTTCGAGGACACGGTGGTCACGCGGCTGCGCTGGCGCGGCCAGACGCGGCGCGTGCGCATGGTGGTGTACCGCCGCGCGAGCGGACAGGGACAGGCAAACCGCCGCGGCCAGACACCCGAGCAGATGCTGGGCATCGTCTGCGACCGCCTGTGCGGCGGCCTGGCGAACGCCGGCATCCAGGCCCGGCGCATGGTCGCGGCCGACGTCCACGACTGGCTGCTGCGGTGGTTCAACCCGCGCCCCACGCTGCTCGGGCCTGGGGTGGAGGACCGGGAGCGCTTCTACGCGTTGGCGCGCTATCCGGACAGTACCGAGGAAAGCGAGGCCGGCGAGATCGAGCTGGCGAGCGGGCGGGATTTCAGCCAGCGGCTGTTCTTTGGGCAGCCGCGCTCGGACGTGGCGCAAGGGGCCTGGTACTTCGACGGCATGCCGCACCGCGTGCTGATCACCGACCGGCTGCGCATGCCGCCCGGCACCGGGCACCTGACCGGCGAGACCCGCAAGGGGGACGCGATCAACACGCTGTTCGACCAGATGCCCGAGGACACCTTGATGTGTCTCACGATGGTCGCCACGCCGCAGGACGTCCTCGAATCGGACCTCAACCATCTGGCGAAGAAAGCTGTGGGCGAGACGCTGGCGTCGGAGCAGACGCTCAAGGACGTGCATGAAGCCCGCTCCCTGATCGGCAGCGCGCACAAGCTCTACCGGGGCACTCTGGCGTTCTACCTACGCGGGCGCGACGAGGCGGAACTGGATCGGCGCGGCCTGGACCTCGCGAACGTGATGCTCAACGCCGGCCTGCAGCCGGTGCGCGAGGACGACGAGGTGGCGCCGCTCAACAGCTACCTGCGCTGGCTGCCGTGCTGCTACAACCCCGGCCAGGATCGGCGCCGGTGGTACGCGCAACTGATGTTCGCCCAGCATGCGGCGAACCTGTCGCCGGTGTGGGGCCGCGCCCAGGGCACGGGGCATCCCGGCATCACGATGTTCAATCGCGGCGGCGGCCCGATTACGTTCGACCCCTTGAACAGGTTGGATCGGCAGATGAATGCCCATCTGTTTCTATTTGGCCCCACCGGCTCGGGGAAGTCCGCCACACTCAACAACCTGCTGAACCAGGTGACGGCCATCTACCGGCCGCGGCTTTTCATCGTGGAAGCCGGCAACAGCTTCGGCCTGTTCAGCGACTTCGCGCGGCGCCTGGGCCTGACCGTGAACCGGGTCAAGCTGGCCCCCGGATCGGGCATCAGCCTGGCGCCGTTCGCCGACGCACGCCGGCTGATCGAAACGCCCAGCGACGTGCAGACGCTCGATGCCGATGCCCTGGACGAAGACCTGCCACCGGATGCCTCGGCCATGGAGGCGGATGAGCAGCGCGACGTGCTCGGCGAACTGGAGATCACGGCACGGCTGATGATCACGGGCGGCGAAGACAAGGAAGAAGCGCGGATGACGCGGGCCGACCGCTCGCTGATCCGCCAGTGCATCCTCGACGCCGCCGAACATTGCGTGGCGGAGAAGCGCACCGTGCTCACGCGCGATGTGCGCAATGCACTGCGCACCCGTGGCCAGGACCCGACGTTGCCCGAGATGCGCCGTGCGCGGCTGCTGGAGATGGCGGACGCGATGGACATGTTCTGCCAAGGCACGGACGGCGAGATGTTCGACCGCGACGGCACGCCGTGGCCCGAGGCCGACATCACGCTGGTCGATCTGGCGACCTATGCCCGCGAGGGCTACAACGCGCAGCTCTCCATCGCCTACATCAGCCTGATCAGCACGGTGAACAACATCGCCGAGCGCGACCAGTACCTGGGACGGCCGATCGTCAACGTGACCGACGAAGGTCACATCATCACCAAGAACCCGCTGCTCGCGCCCTATGTCGTGAAAATTACAAAAATGTGGCGCAAGTTGGGCGCCTGGTTCTGGCTGGCGACGCAGAACATCGACGACCTGCCACGTGCAGCGGAGCCGATGCTCAACATGATCGAGTGGTGGGTGTGCCTGTCGATGCCGCCGGACGAGGTGGAGAAGATCGCGCGCTTCCGCGAACTCTCGCCGGCGCAGAAGGCGCTGATGCTCTCCGCACGCAAGGAAGCGGGCAAGTTCACCGAGGGCGTCATCCTCTCCAAGAGCATGGAAGTGCTGTTCCGCGCCGTGCCGCCAAGTCTCTACCTCGCGCTCGCGCAAACCGAGCCCGAGGAGAAGGCAGAACGCTACCAACTCATGCAGCAGCACGGCGTCAGCGAGCTGGATGCCGCCTTCAAGGTGGCTGAGAAGATCGACCGGGCACGTGGCATCGAGTCGCCGACCCTGGACCTGCCCTGA
- a CDS encoding TIGR03751 family conjugal transfer lipoprotein — MHSNLTNLARGLALALAVAVLGGCATSKEKLLTHGDRTMMDIWQQEAGDGGGGGAAGRNAGRQLLDARQSLRRPLTDADVQAAPVEQMRYTRTARNEVHRQFQRLPNPDLVMYVYPHLAGTDPVPVPGYTTVFPLYQRIQYAMPGERVEDY; from the coding sequence ATGCACTCGAACTTGACTAACCTGGCCCGTGGCTTGGCACTGGCCCTCGCCGTCGCGGTGCTTGGCGGCTGCGCCACCAGCAAGGAAAAGCTGCTGACCCACGGTGACCGCACGATGATGGACATCTGGCAACAGGAAGCCGGCGACGGCGGTGGCGGTGGCGCAGCCGGGCGGAACGCCGGCCGCCAGCTGCTCGATGCGCGCCAGAGCCTGCGTCGGCCCCTGACCGACGCCGACGTGCAGGCCGCACCTGTCGAGCAGATGCGCTACACGCGCACCGCGCGCAATGAGGTCCACCGCCAGTTCCAGCGCCTGCCCAATCCCGATCTCGTGATGTACGTGTACCCGCACCTGGCCGGCACCGATCCCGTGCCGGTGCCCGGCTACACGACCGTCTTCCCGCTCTACCAGCGCATCCAGTACGCGATGCCGGGCGAGCGCGTGGAGGACTACTGA
- a CDS encoding TIGR03752 family integrating conjugative element protein, giving the protein MRSNGLLKWLMIPVAILVLFVGIRLFSGGGSTAPPAADNGAQLTPDEMKALGIEGDTPRDTVATLVAQVKQLRTELQTALSDNKSQREENQRLRQRENSIDQRINSALESERSNLRRDQEQAASARQQTEGLLADLQRRLDSIGGRGGGHADLPVGLGLQGGDEAGMEGGVRWVEPDHAKPAEGRNGGRGASGGMSFPTSFGPAQSTLETTAETVANAGARAAGVKSAKPVYTVPTNSTLMGSVAMTALIGRVPIDGTVNDPYPFKVLVGPDNLTANGIDIPDVAGAVFSGTASGDWTLSCVRGQVRSITFVFHDGTIRTIPEDREGNQQDNQQQNSQSGGLGWISDPHGIPCVSGERRSNAQQYLGSQALITAAGAGVASLIESDSGRMSYVGSDGSIGTVGITGQEAVGQILAGGVRDMSAWVNKLYGQAFAAVYVQPGAKVAVHLEKPLAIDFDPEGRKVDHRAGESHALELD; this is encoded by the coding sequence ATGCGCAGTAACGGCCTGCTCAAGTGGCTGATGATCCCTGTCGCCATCCTGGTGCTGTTCGTCGGTATCCGGCTGTTCTCGGGTGGAGGCAGCACGGCGCCACCCGCGGCGGACAACGGTGCCCAGCTCACGCCCGATGAAATGAAGGCGCTGGGCATCGAAGGCGACACCCCGCGCGACACCGTGGCGACGCTCGTTGCCCAAGTGAAGCAGTTGCGCACCGAGCTTCAGACCGCGCTCTCGGACAACAAGTCGCAGCGTGAAGAGAACCAGCGGCTGCGCCAGCGCGAGAACTCCATCGACCAGCGCATCAACTCGGCGCTCGAATCCGAGCGGTCCAACCTGCGCCGCGACCAAGAGCAGGCGGCCAGCGCGCGCCAGCAGACCGAAGGGCTGCTCGCCGACCTGCAGCGGCGTCTGGACAGCATCGGCGGGCGCGGCGGCGGCCATGCGGACCTGCCTGTGGGCCTGGGGCTGCAGGGCGGCGACGAGGCCGGCATGGAGGGCGGCGTGCGGTGGGTCGAGCCGGACCACGCAAAGCCCGCCGAGGGGCGCAACGGGGGGCGTGGCGCGAGCGGCGGCATGAGCTTCCCCACGAGCTTCGGCCCGGCGCAGAGCACGCTCGAAACCACCGCGGAAACCGTGGCCAACGCGGGCGCCCGCGCCGCCGGGGTCAAGAGTGCCAAGCCGGTCTATACCGTGCCGACCAACTCCACGCTCATGGGTTCGGTCGCCATGACCGCGCTGATCGGCCGCGTGCCGATCGACGGCACGGTCAACGATCCCTATCCGTTCAAAGTTCTGGTCGGGCCGGACAACCTGACCGCCAATGGCATCGACATTCCCGACGTGGCCGGCGCCGTGTTCAGCGGCACCGCCTCGGGCGACTGGACGCTCTCGTGCGTGCGCGGTCAGGTGCGCAGCATCACGTTCGTCTTCCACGACGGCACGATCCGCACGATCCCCGAAGACCGCGAGGGCAACCAGCAGGACAACCAACAGCAGAACTCTCAAAGTGGGGGCTTGGGCTGGATCAGCGATCCCCACGGCATTCCTTGCGTCAGCGGCGAGCGGCGCAGCAACGCCCAGCAATACCTCGGCTCGCAGGCCCTGATCACCGCGGCCGGTGCCGGTGTGGCCTCGCTCATCGAGAGTGACAGCGGCCGCATGTCCTATGTCGGCTCGGACGGCTCCATCGGCACCGTGGGCATCACCGGCCAGGAAGCGGTCGGCCAGATTCTCGCGGGCGGTGTCCGGGACATGTCGGCCTGGGTCAACAAGCTCTACGGCCAAGCCTTCGCCGCCGTCTATGTCCAACCCGGCGCCAAGGTTGCGGTCCACCTCGAAAAGCCGCTCGCCATCGACTTCGATCCCGAAGGCCGCAAGGTCGATCACCGCGCAGGAGAAAGCCATGCACTCGAACTTGACTAA
- a CDS encoding TIGR03749 family integrating conjugative element protein: protein MKHPVLALLGLLAVAAAPVAQAVEILRWERMPLAVPLKVGQERIVFIDRNVRVGVPAGVGERLRVQSAGGAVYLRASEPIEPTRLQLQDADTGALILLDIAAEPPKDGEAELEPVRIVEGDSAPGRYGEQADSAETPARAQGQAGARTARRETPVPVVLTRFAAQNLYAPLRTVEPLPGVMRVNLRRDLDLDTLMPTLPVRAVALASWRLEDQWVTAVRLTNGSGGWITLDPRVLQGDFLTATFQHEALGPRGTPEDTTVLYLVTRGRGLAQSLLPAIHRFDPAVHLPQPDGDENAKEARHAQ from the coding sequence ATGAAGCATCCTGTACTCGCGCTGCTGGGGCTACTGGCCGTGGCCGCGGCACCCGTCGCCCAGGCGGTGGAGATCCTGCGTTGGGAACGCATGCCACTGGCAGTGCCGCTGAAGGTCGGTCAGGAACGCATCGTGTTCATCGACCGGAACGTGCGCGTGGGCGTGCCCGCGGGCGTGGGCGAACGCCTGCGCGTGCAGAGTGCGGGCGGCGCGGTGTACCTGCGCGCCAGCGAGCCGATCGAGCCCACGCGGTTGCAACTGCAGGACGCCGACACGGGCGCGCTGATCCTGCTGGACATCGCAGCCGAACCACCCAAGGACGGGGAAGCCGAGCTGGAGCCGGTGCGCATCGTCGAGGGTGACAGCGCACCGGGACGCTATGGCGAGCAGGCCGACAGTGCCGAGACCCCGGCACGCGCCCAGGGCCAGGCAGGTGCGCGGACCGCGCGGCGCGAAACCCCGGTCCCTGTCGTGCTGACGCGCTTCGCCGCGCAGAACCTCTACGCGCCGCTGCGCACCGTCGAGCCGCTTCCGGGCGTCATGCGGGTCAACCTGCGCCGCGACCTCGACCTGGACACACTGATGCCAACGCTGCCCGTGCGCGCGGTCGCGCTCGCGTCGTGGCGCCTGGAGGACCAGTGGGTCACTGCCGTGCGCCTGACCAACGGCAGCGGCGGCTGGATCACGCTCGACCCGCGCGTGCTGCAAGGCGATTTCCTCACCGCCACCTTCCAGCACGAGGCGCTGGGCCCGCGCGGCACGCCCGAGGACACGACCGTCCTGTACCTGGTCACGCGCGGCCGCGGCCTCGCGCAATCGCTGCTGCCGGCCATTCACCGCTTCGACCCGGCCGTGCATCTGCCGCAGCCGGACGGCGACGAGAACGCCAAGGAGGCCCGCCATGCGCAGTAA
- a CDS encoding PFL_4703 family integrating conjugative element protein: MSRFKNEIAHLQAHIKTLRLGAGALVIVALVMGGGWWSAPRDLTIHVPPDLRSGSTRKWWEVPPESVYAFTFYVFQTLNRWPTNGEEDYSRNLHTLSPYLTPSCQAFLRADYDYRRSTGELRQRVRGIYEIPGRGYGDDPTARVRTVSDRDWVVTLDITADEYYGAEQVKRALVRYPIKVTRVDVDPARNPFGLALDCYEGAPQRISAPEPARPAPSGLSPQAPQGGNTP; the protein is encoded by the coding sequence ATGAGTCGCTTCAAGAACGAGATCGCCCACCTGCAGGCGCACATCAAGACCTTGCGCCTGGGCGCGGGCGCGCTGGTCATTGTCGCCCTGGTCATGGGCGGCGGCTGGTGGAGCGCGCCGCGCGACCTGACCATCCACGTCCCGCCCGACCTGCGCTCTGGCAGTACCCGCAAGTGGTGGGAAGTGCCGCCCGAATCGGTCTATGCGTTCACGTTCTACGTGTTCCAGACGCTGAACCGCTGGCCGACCAATGGCGAAGAAGACTACTCGCGCAACCTCCACACGCTCTCGCCGTACCTCACCCCGTCCTGCCAGGCCTTCCTTCGCGCGGACTACGACTACCGCCGCTCCACCGGCGAGCTACGCCAGCGCGTGCGCGGCATCTACGAGATTCCCGGCCGCGGCTATGGCGACGACCCCACGGCGCGCGTGCGCACCGTGTCCGATCGCGACTGGGTGGTGACGCTGGACATCACGGCGGACGAGTACTACGGCGCCGAGCAGGTCAAGCGCGCCCTGGTGCGTTATCCGATCAAGGTCACGCGGGTGGACGTCGATCCCGCCCGCAACCCGTTCGGCCTGGCGCTGGACTGCTACGAAGGCGCGCCCCAGCGCATCAGTGCACCGGAGCCGGCGCGCCCGGCGCCGAGTGGCCTGTCTCCGCAAGCGCCTCAAGGAGGAAACACCCCATGA
- a CDS encoding TIGR03750 family conjugal transfer protein, translating to MSEQQHVRADGTVTFLPHRLNRHPVVVRGLTADELWICCGLSGAAGLLVGAPLSWVFRTIAIAPTFVVLGVALGVFIGGGILRRLKRGRPDTWLYRQLQWRIATRHPLMAGWVGGHVLISRSGFWSTRRSMR from the coding sequence ATGTCCGAGCAGCAGCACGTCCGTGCGGACGGGACGGTCACGTTCCTTCCGCACCGGCTCAACCGCCATCCCGTTGTCGTGCGCGGCCTCACCGCCGACGAGCTGTGGATCTGCTGCGGCCTGTCCGGCGCCGCCGGCCTGCTGGTCGGCGCGCCGCTTTCGTGGGTGTTCCGCACGATCGCCATCGCACCGACGTTCGTTGTCCTGGGCGTGGCCTTGGGCGTGTTCATCGGCGGCGGCATCCTGCGCCGCCTCAAGCGTGGGCGCCCCGACACCTGGCTTTATCGGCAGTTGCAGTGGCGCATCGCAACGCGCCATCCGCTGATGGCCGGCTGGGTGGGCGGCCACGTGCTGATCTCGCGCTCGGGCTTCTGGTCCACCCGCAGGAGCATGCGATGA
- a CDS encoding TIGR03745 family integrating conjugative element membrane protein → MHNRILTSRLAQRAAMALGAAALPALSFAQGLPQLENPTRGTGNGIMETIRNYGYDIIMLVALLVVASMFIGVCYHAYGTYAEIHTGRKTWGQFGLTVAIGAVLLVIGIWLLTEATGIL, encoded by the coding sequence ATGCACAACCGCATCCTCACTTCCCGTCTCGCCCAGCGCGCCGCCATGGCCCTGGGCGCCGCCGCGCTGCCCGCGCTGTCGTTCGCGCAAGGCCTGCCGCAGTTGGAGAACCCGACGCGCGGCACCGGCAACGGCATCATGGAGACGATCCGCAACTACGGCTACGACATCATCATGCTCGTGGCCCTGCTGGTGGTGGCGTCGATGTTCATCGGCGTCTGCTACCACGCCTACGGAACCTACGCGGAGATCCACACCGGCCGCAAGACGTGGGGCCAATTCGGCCTCACGGTCGCCATCGGCGCCGTGTTGCTCGTGATCGGCATCTGGCTGCTCACCGAAGCCACGGGCATCCTGTAA
- a CDS encoding TIGR03758 family integrating conjugative element protein produces MNGAQVSAFQANSGIAPSAMATVLVGVVFAVLLVWGVWAIRTAYVGWSESRLNQRQFLGVCIRFVAMYLVLSFFLLS; encoded by the coding sequence ATGAACGGCGCCCAGGTCTCGGCATTTCAAGCCAACAGCGGCATCGCGCCTTCCGCAATGGCGACCGTCCTGGTCGGCGTCGTGTTCGCGGTCCTGCTCGTGTGGGGCGTCTGGGCCATCCGAACGGCCTACGTGGGGTGGTCCGAGAGCCGCCTCAACCAGCGCCAGTTCCTCGGCGTCTGCATCCGCTTCGTCGCGATGTACCTCGTCCTGAGTTTCTTCCTTCTGTCCTGA
- a CDS encoding RAQPRD family integrative conjugative element protein yields MVASIWLRAAHRGVPTFLVTALLLGQSQMALAESPAQRQELVAALRQLDALERTVADSAAHAPIQPGERYHFDYPRLLADLARVRAGIQFHLTPSRAQPRDPSELAGDYRTERAAEPLPATTARGKQ; encoded by the coding sequence ATGGTGGCTTCGATCTGGCTGCGCGCCGCGCATCGCGGCGTGCCCACTTTTCTCGTGACGGCCCTCCTGCTGGGTCAGTCCCAGATGGCCTTGGCCGAGTCCCCGGCACAGCGCCAGGAGCTGGTCGCCGCACTGCGCCAGCTCGACGCGCTGGAGCGCACCGTCGCGGACAGCGCCGCGCATGCCCCCATCCAGCCGGGCGAGCGCTACCACTTCGACTACCCGCGGCTGCTGGCTGACCTGGCGCGCGTTCGCGCCGGCATCCAGTTTCACCTGACGCCATCGCGCGCTCAGCCGCGCGACCCCTCCGAACTGGCCGGCGACTACCGCACCGAGCGGGCGGCCGAGCCGCTGCCGGCGACGACTGCGAGGGGCAAGCAATGA